The following coding sequences lie in one Crassostrea angulata isolate pt1a10 chromosome 10, ASM2561291v2, whole genome shotgun sequence genomic window:
- the LOC128165357 gene encoding uncharacterized protein LOC128165357, translated as MFRYLLVFSLTFLLLTEDVYAWRRLRKFFRKVGRVIKRIPKEAANAVKTIAQVRTAVDAVKGVGAAVGKRSTDDEIFELNVCDFQSFDLDDDQRISETELSILIDITGLMDLDEFFEQMDNNKDDVVTLEEYNSSQLIKEACT; from the exons ATG TTTCGGTACCTTTTGGTTTTTTCATTGACCTTTTTGCTGCTAACGGAAGATGTATACGCCTGGAGAAGATTAAGGAAATTCTTTAGGAAAGTGGGTAGGGTCATTAAAAGAATCCCAAAAGAAGCTGCAAATGCTGTAAAAACTATTGCTCAAGTTCGTACTGCAGTTGATGCTGTAAAAGGCGTGGGGGCTGCGGTTGGGAAAAGATCAACAGACGATGAA ATATTCGAACTGAATGTCTGTGATTTCCAATCCTTTGATCTTGACGATGATCAGCGCATCAGTGAAACAGAGTTGTCAATATTGATTGATATTACTGGGCTCATGGACTTAGATGAGTTTTTTGAACAAATGGATAACAACAAAG aTGATGTCGTCACCTTAGAGGAATACAACAGTTCACAGCTGATTAAGGAGGCTTGCACttga
- the LOC128165361 gene encoding neuroligin-4, X-linked-like, with amino-acid sequence MRGKPFLHFHLLIAFVVSCTLLRKCQGQLEVTRTTSLGDITGVRTLVPGTPDTHVDQFRKIPYALPPVGHLRFQKPQPFGSWNGTLEGRDFGPSCMQGQSAFFFDVPNKDLSEDCLFLNIYVTSNASPNGSLPVMVWIHGGAFLYGQGMFYNASNLASVGNVVVVTLNYRLGLFGFFTLNNPVARGNYGIYDQILALQWINDHIASFGGDPNSITIFGESAGGMSTSLLSLIPSNKGLFKRVISQSGTSNSPCLMADNSHFLSELVGTSAGCTTAQTDKQVLLDCMRGIPAETLQHVVETIYASSDEVRFVLGFGPVVDGELFPDQPTKLLSDAYPNHHYFFRSLDLLTGATSGEGSLLFIQLSDPKLQARYEYNVSEGLSKDVMCNLVAPGLVKDHFQNNQKLANMICDEYSVGPSEGLQSQSVRTTEAHGEFFLTAPVIELANLHSDRNGMASTFVYMHSRINPVHIGPPSPSWFTKSVHADELFYLFGIQQYSNIDPADLEFSRMLMTYWANFARHGNVNSGDDKSVPTWPLYSVDHQLYNDFGSDITVQISPAKRAHQFWKMSAFIKLFLAACLCSTIVVAAGTPPKPTGMTTPQKTSRSRPTREIQITLCVVISMMCSEPVSSEQPYTLKTKLGDVMGIRKTVNNGSTNVFSFLNIPYAKPPTGDLRFAKPEPFGKWNETLNATKLGKACIQPPDPFNQSILHGLSEDCLQLNIYVPNNVSSGVKRSVMVWIHGGAYIYGSGTLYNGTMLAARGDVVVVTINYRLGVFGFLSYNETIARGNYGLWDQILALKWVQENIEDYSGDPSSVTIFGESAGGFSVSLLSLIPSNKRLFHRVIAESGVSDSFFSLSVHAKITSITLGDALSCVYDPLTRNFKTVLFCIRSKSAEEILNDLDKVGIYFLSSLTTEIPFAPVIDGELFNDFPSKVLANDLSDELAFFKSLDMIIGNCNMEGSLYLGMTPQEQEKYHINITAGIPQDFFCEKFIPALVGTYFDHNSKVSEAICKEYKVDNDPDEQSRQVLQMYTDMFFISPTFTSLFAHSGGKAYQSTYQYVFTNKTPLPYGAPRPPWYRGAGHASELVFLFGIEDLHYRNIPVTPEEFQLSYVMKDLWVNFAKTG; translated from the exons atgagAGGCAAACCATTTTTGCATTTCCATCTATTAATCGCATTTGTAGTATCATGCACCCTTCTAAGGAAATGTCAAGGACAATTAGAGGTGACAAGGACAACCTCTTTAGGAGACATAACGGGAGTACGAACCTTAGTACCAGGAACCCCCGACACACATGTCGATCAATTCCGTAAAATCCCTTACGCACTTCCACCGGTTGGACATTTAAGATTTCAAAAGCCCCAACCCTTTGGAAGCTGGAACGGAACACTAGAAGGCAGAGACTTTGGACCTTCGTGTATGCAAGGTCAGTCAGCATTCTTTTTTGATGTTCCAAACAAAGATTTATCGGAAGATTGTCTGTTTTTGAATATCTATGTTACCAGTAATGCCTCTCCCAATGGTAGCCTTCCGGTTATGGTTTGGATTCACGGCGGGGCCTTTCTTTACGGACAAGGAATGTTTTATAATGCCTCTAATTTAGCATCAGTCGGCAACGTTGTGGTAGTTACCCTAAATTATAGACTTGGACTTTTTGGgttttttactttgaataacCCGGTCGCACGTGGAAATTACGGTATATACGATCAAATACTCGCCCTACAATGGATCAATGACCACATTGCCTCTTTTGGAGGAGATCCCAATTCCATCACAATATTTGGGGAATCTGCCGGTGGAATGAGCACTAGTCTTTTGTCTCTGATACCTTCCAATAAAGGCTTGTTCAAAAGAGTAATATCACAAAGTGGAACATCCAACAGTCCATGTCTGATGGCAGATAACTCTCACTTTCTTTCAGAGTTAGTTGGAACAAGTGCTGGATGTACAACTGCTCAAACTGACAAACAAGTACTACTGGACTGTATGAGAGGGATTCCAGCAGAGACACTACAGCATGTCGTAGAAACGATTTATGCTTCTTCCGATGAAGTTAGATTTGTTTTGGGATTCGGTCCCGTTGTGGACGGGGAGCTCTTTCCCGACCAACCAACCAAATTGCTTTCAGACGCGTATCCTAATCACCATTATTTCTTTCGATCTCTAGATCTTTTGACTGGAGCAACTTCAGGCGAAGGGTCACTTCTTTTTATACAACTAAGCGATCCCAAATTACAAGCTCGTTATGAGTACAACGTTTCCGAAGGGTTATCAAAAGATGTTATGTGTAACTTGGTTGCTCCTGGGCTGGTAAAAGATCACTtccaaaataatcaaaaattagCTAATATGATATGCGACGAATACAGTGTTGGTCCGTCGGAAGGTCTCCAGTCACAAAGTGTAAGAACGACTGAGGCTCACGGGGAGTTTTTCCTGACGGCCCCAGTGATTGAACTCGCCAATCTCCATTCAGACAGAAATGGAATGGCAAGCACGTTCGTCTACATGCATTCACGCATCAACCCTGTTCATATCGGACCACCCTCACCATCATGGTTCACAAAAAGTGTACACGCAGATgaactattttatttatttgggaTACAGCAATATTCAAACATAGATCCCGCAGACCTGGAGTTTTCTAGAATGTTGATGACCTACTGGGCCAACTTTGCACGACATGG AAATGTGAATAGTGGAGATGACAAATCTGTACCAACTTGGCCACTCTACAGTGTAGATCATCAACTTTACAATGACTTTGGTTCAGACATTACAGTTCAAATTTCTCCTGCCAAAAGAGCGCACCAGTTCTG GAAGATGTCAGCATTTATCAAGTTGTTTTTGGCCGCTTGTCTATGTTCCACAATTGTGGTAGCGGCGGGTACACCCCCTAAGCCTACCGGTATGACAACTCCCCAGAAGACATCGCGTTCCAGACCCACA CGAGAAATTCAAATAACGTTGTGTGTTGTTATTTCTATGATGTGCAGCGAACCTGTATCTAGTGAACAACCGTACAcgttaaaaacaaaactcggtGATGTAATGGGTATTCGTAAAACGGTCAACAACGGATCAACCAATGTGTTCAGCTTCCTTAACATACCTTACGCCAAACCCCCTACTGGTGACCTTCGTTTTGCAAAACCGGAACCATTTGGAAAATGGAACGAAActctaaatgcaacaaaatTAGGAAAGGCTTGTATTCAACCTCCAGATCCGTTTAATCAATCAATCTTACACGGATTATCAGAAGACTGCTTACAGTTGAATATTTATGTTCCAAATAACGTCTCTTCTGGTGTCAAAAGGAGTGTGATGGTATGGATCCATGGTGGTGCGTACATCTATGGATCGGGAACTTTGTATAATGGGACCATGCTAGCGGCCCGGGGTGACGTAGTGGTTGTCACCATTAACTACCGTCTTGGAGTATTTGGTTTTCTATCTTACAATGAAACCATTGCTAGGGGTAACTATGGTCTGTGGGACCAAATACTGGCTCTCAAATGGGTGCAAGAAAACATTGAAGACTATTCGGGCGATCCTTCATCAGTGACAATATTTGGTGAATCGGCTGGAGGCTTTAGTGTTTCCCTTCTGTCGTTGATTCCTAGCAATAAGAGATTATTTCATCGCGTTATTGCAGAAAGCGGAGTGTCAGACTCCTTCTTTTCCCTGTCTGTGCATGCTAAAATCACATCCATTACACTGGGTGATGCTCTTAGTTGTGTGTACGACCCACTtacaagaaattttaaaactgtcctCTTTTGTATCAGATCAAAATCTGCTGAGGAAATTCTAAACGATTTAGATAAAGTCGGTATTTATTTTCTGTCATCATTGACGACTGAAATACCGTTTGCTCCAGTAATCGACGGAGAATTGTTCAACGATTTTCCATCCAAGGTGTTAGCTAATGATTTATCAGATGAGCTAGCATTTTTCAAATCTCTGGATATGATAATTGGCAATTGCAACATGGAGGGTTCTTTATATTTAGGGATGACGCCACAGGAACAAGAGAAGTATCACATAAATATCACTGCTGGAATACCCCAGGATTTTTTCTGCGAGAAGTTCATTCCTGCACTTGTTGGAACCTACTTTGACCATAACTCAAAGGTCTCTGAAGCTATTTGCAAGGAGTACAAAGTAGACAATGACCCGGATGAACAAAGTCGTCAGGTACTTCAAATGTACACAGATATGTTCTTCATTTCTCCGACATTTACGTCTCTCTTCGCTCACTCTGGTGGCAAAGCGTATCAAAGTACGTACCAATACGTGTTTACAAATAAGACACCGTTGCCTTATGGTGCCCCTCGACCCCCATGGTACAGAGGGGCTGGTCATGCCTCCGAACTTGTATTTCTCTTCGGTATAGAAGACCTTCATTATCGGAACATACCGGTAACACCAGAGGAATTTCAGCTGTCCTACGTAATGAAGGATCTATGGGTCAATTTTGCCAAAACAGGGtaa
- the LOC128165350 gene encoding LOW QUALITY PROTEIN: fatty acyl-CoA hydrolase precursor, medium chain-like (The sequence of the model RefSeq protein was modified relative to this genomic sequence to represent the inferred CDS: deleted 2 bases in 1 codon): MMGVGFVFGLQLLVISLLLVSTWTLEAFQSETIQTKLGRVTGRKTTAGQNNDTVYQFLNIPFAKPPVGDLRFRQPVEYGQWNGTFDATKYGPSCFQDVNVLHDLVRKTSEDCLQLNIYIPFATSPSIKKSVMVWIHGGGYFFGTASFYDGSMIAVEGDVIVVTVNYRLGIFGFLSLGDETTKGNYGLLDQIQALKWVKENIADYGGNPSDVTIFGESAGGFSVGLLSLIPQNKGLFHRAIHESGTANSLLTLGSPVEVTTETAKALGCQTTNSTILMNCLLEKPADAILTQSTMVSERLCNLDRMNCLHFGPVIDGDLLTRTPVELMSNKTTEAYKFFESLDLMVGNCRMEGSLYLSMLGNNVQYQKDKNINVSFGLSHQYLCDVMSPNIANFYFKNNRKVSQAICKEYYIADNATLQSRSVLDVYSDLFFISDATSSLNAHVNSESSTYQFMYNQVLPFKLGPEPTWYEGPSHADELYYLFTMEYFDRILPNVTISDSDRLLAHQMRKYWTNFAKSGNPNSAGLPVWSVFTHASKNYMKLSKHDMGVGTDYRRDEMKFWLQSIPNLISDSDTSGAKKLETDILFLSIIILSSLNFFINTMVFRY; the protein is encoded by the exons ATG ATGGGCGTCGGGTTTGTATTTGGATTACAGCTACTTGTGATTTCTTTGCTACTGGTTTCAACATGGACCTTAGAAGCCTTCCAATCAGAAACAATTCAGACAAAATTAGGTAGAGTAACCGGACGTAAAACAACCGCAGGACAAAACAATGACACAGTTTACCAGTTTCTAAATATTCCTTTTGCCAAACCTCCAGTCGGGGACTTGCGATTCAGGCAACCGGTTGAGTACGGACAATGGAACGGAACATTTGACGCTACAAAGTATGGCCCATCGTGTTTTCAGGATGTGAAC GTCCTTCACGATTTGGTACGGAAAACGTCGGAGGACTGTTTGcagttaaatatttacataccctTCGCCACCTCTCCGTCGATCAAGAAATCAGTCATGGTGTGGATCCACGGCGGTGGCTACTTTTTCGGTACCGCTTCCTTCTACGATGGCAGTATGATAGCGGTAGAGGGGGACGTTATCGTCGTTACTGTAAATTACCGGCTCGGGATTTTTGGGTTTTTGTCACTTGGAGATGAGACTACCAAAGGAAATTATGGACTTCTCGATCAAATTCAAGCTTTAAAATGGGTCAAAGAGAACATTGCCGACTATGGCGGGAATCCAAGTGATGTAACAATTTTTGGAGAATCTGCAGGGGGCTTCAGTGTAGGTCTGTTATCGCTTATTCCTCAAAACAAAGGTCTGTTTCATCGTGCGATTCACGAGAGTGGAACTGCCAATTCCCTACTTACTCTTGGAAGTCCTGTGGAAGTAACAACTGAAACGGCAAAAGCTCTAGGCTGTCAAACAACCAATTCAACTATTTTAATGAACTGTCTCCTCGAAAAACCTGCCGATGCAATACTTACACAGAGCACAATGGTCAGTGAACGACTGTGCAATTTAGACAGAATGAACTGTCTGCACTTCGGTCCTGTTATTGACGGTGACCTACTCACCCGAACACCCGTAGAGCTCATGTCCAATAAGACAACCGAAGCTTATAAGTTCTTTGAATCTCTAGATTTAATGGTAGGAAACTGTCGTATGGAAGGATCTCTTTATCTCTCCATGCTTGGAAACAACGTCCAATATCAAAAGGACAAGAACATCAACGTGTCCTTTGGGCTCTCGCATCAGTATCTTTGCGACGTAATGAGTCCAAACATAGCTAATTTCTACTTTAAAAACAATAGAAAAGTGTCCCAGGCAATATGCAAAGAATACTACATTGCAGACAATGCCACTTTACAGAGTCGGTCAGTACTGGACGTATATAGTGATCTGTTCTTTATATCGGACGCCACATCTTCTTTGAATGCGCATGTCAATTCTGAATCATCAACCTACCAATTCATGTACAACCAAGTTCTTCCTTTCAAGCTTGGACCAGAACCGACTTGGTACGAAGGACCCAGTCACGCGGACGAATTGTACTATCTGTTTACTATGGAGTACTTCGATAGAATTCTTCCTAATGTCACGATATCCGACTCTGATCGTTTGCTGGCTCATCAAATGAGAAAATATTGGACAAATTTTGCAAAATCTGG GAATCCGAACTCGGCTGGACTTCCGGTGTGGTCAGTATTTACCCATGCCTCTAAAAACTACATGAAGTTGAGCAAGCATGATATGGGTGTGGGGACTGACTACCGCAGGGACGAAATGAAGTTTTGGCTGCAGTCTATTCCAAACCTCATTTCCGATTCGGATACGAGTGGCGCCAAAAAATTAGAGactgatattttatttctttcgaTAATCATTTTATCATCACTTAACTTTTTCATTAATACCATGGTGTTTAGgtactaa